A region from the Toxotes jaculatrix isolate fToxJac2 chromosome 2, fToxJac2.pri, whole genome shotgun sequence genome encodes:
- the si:dkey-70p6.1 gene encoding uncharacterized protein si:dkey-70p6.1 — MASMQDGLNFTAPPYGKVLLLGAIAAASAFVVTILIVVLCVGCQRKGKTHNVPGEGGKHRLMDMGILRQSKLRSIKASKKKRPASMDLLLLPSRRSNSDLRSQGRQLPQIPSGTGEDGEHTYSEVGRRSSTTRTDDALYAMVGRAGQTDTPAPPAVPANTPAPPDPDGDVEGGLPEPEAQVMSPPHPQETAEYACVRKLRKADKAPQKRDSGTDMGEPPAPPPRHAPPSHPAPPPPHPHSTKLPRRNVEAFNVPSFPKEVMFMGNGEQYIWKPPEDDDMLMLQNKALGPLGAHTVENIQPSTAAVAEMYSKVCKPGKKKRAVPGSPPANPGFRTLGRGDRDRDRDGGFSVVVKPQTWAPQEGKAVGGPLDDHCYESIGTEECDPAYENMEGGGGWKRERPPNTCATLRPRRKKAQQPLQQQQPPPPPPTQQTPKLQHLPAKALLLPGENLYESIGDLKQGSATSSTTTIFTFNDGMEMYVTGL, encoded by the exons ATGGCCTCCATGCAGGACGGGCTGAACTTCACGGCTCCTCCCTACGGCAAGGTCCTGCTGCTGGGTGCTATCGCTGCTGCCTCAGCCTTTGTTGTTACGATCCTCATCGTGGTGCTCTGCGTGGGCTGCCAGAG GAAGGGGAAGACACACAATGTCCCCGGCGAAGGAGGAAAACACCGTCTTATGGACATG ggtATACTCAGGCAGTCGAAGCTGCGGTCCATCA AGGCATCAAAAAAGAAACGTCCAGCCAGCATGGACCTTCTGCTGCTGCCCAGCCGCCGGTCTAACTCTGACCTTCGTTCTCAAGGCAGGCAACTTCCCCAGATCCCTTCTGGGACTGGAGAGGACGGAGAGCACACTTACTCTGAAGTGGGCAGACGCTCCTCCACCACACGTACTGATGATGCCCTCTACGCCATGGTAGGCAGGGCCGGGCAGACGGACACTCCGGCCCCTCCGGCCGTTCCTGCCAACACCCCGGCGCCCCCAGACCCAGACGGCGATGTGGAAGGAGGGCTGCCTGAACCTGAGGCCCAGGTCATGTCTCCCCCTCATCCTCAGGAGACGGCCGAGTATGCCTGCGTCAGGAAGCTGAGGAAGGCTGACAAGGCACCCCAAAAGAGGGACAGCGGGACAGACATGGGGGAGCCGCCGGCGCCACCTCCACGGCACGCCCCACCGTCACATCCTGCCCCTCCTCCGCCACACCCTCATAGCACAAAGTTGCCCCGTAGAAACGTGGAGGCCTTTAACGTACCATCATTCCCAAAG gaagtgatgtttATGGGCAATGGAGAGCAGTACATCTGGAAGCCTCCAGAGGATGATGACATGCTCATGCTGCAAAATAAAGCCCTGGGCCCACTGGGTGCTCACACAGTGGAGAATATACAACCGTCTACTGCTGCG GTGGCTGAGATGTACTCAAAGGTGTGTAAAccaggaaagaagaagagagctgTGCCGGGGTCTCCCCCAGCCAATCCTGGCTTCCGGACCTTGGGTCGCGGTGACCGGGACCGAGACCGGGACGGGGGGTTTAGTGTAGTGGTCAAACCCCAGACCTGGGCTCCTCAGGAGGGCAAAGCAGTTGGAGGGCCCCTTGACGACCACTGCTATGAGTCCATCGGGACAGAGGAGTGCGATCCAGCCTATGAGAACATGGAAGGCGGAGGCGGCTGGAAGCGAGAGAGGCCCCCCAACACGTGTGCCACCCTGAGGCCGAGGAGGAAGAAGGCCCAGCAGcccttgcagcagcagcagccccctCCACCGCCGCCAACGCAGCAGACCCCTAAGTTACAGCACCTGCCTGCCAAAGCCCTGCTGCTGCCGGGGGAGAACCTGTACGAGAGCATCGGCGACCTGAAGCAGGGCTCCGCCAcctccagcaccaccaccatttTCACTTTCAATGACGGCATGGAGATGTATGTAACAGGGCTCTGA
- the nkain5 gene encoding sodium/potassium-transporting ATPase subunit beta-1-interacting protein 3 encodes MGCCSARCMLILLCCLQLITALERQVFDFLGYQWAPIMINFFHIIMVILGLFGAVQYRSRYVIMYLLWTLLWVGWNVFVSCLYLDLGGLSKDSDVLSLGVSSHRSWWKDNGPGCESEGLPSAGWHNQQNPELTTVLSCWLEYQYIEILHCIVQLLISLLGFVYACYVVSTFSDDEDSFNFIGEFHHPSKPFQLLF; translated from the exons atgggTTGCTGCTCGGCACGATGCATGCTGATCCTCCTGTGTTGTCTGCAGTTG ATAACTGCTCTGGAGAGGCAGGTGTTCGACTTCCTCGGCTACCAGTGGGCTCCCATCATGATCAACTTCTTCCACATCATCATGGTCATCCTGGGCCTGTTTGGTGCCGTCCAGTACAGATCCCGCTATGTTATTATG TACCTGCTGTGGACGTTGTTGTGGGTTGGCTGGAATGTCTTTGTGAGCTGTCTCTACTTGGATTTGGGAGGTCTTTCAAAG GACAGTGATGTTCTGTCCCTTGGAGTGTCGTCACATCGGTCCTGGTGGAAGGACAACGGCCCTGGGTGTGAGAGCGAGGGCCTTCCCTCTGCTGGGTGGCACAACCAGCAAAACCCTGAGCTGACCACAGTGCTGAGCTGCTGGTTGGAATACCAGTACATAGAAATCCTGCATTGCATCGTCCAGCTCCTCATATCA CTCCTGGGATTTGTTTATGCCTGCTATGTCGTCAGCACTTTTTCAGATGATGAAGACAGCT ttaatttCATTGGTGAATTTCATCATCCATCCAAACCCTTTCAGTTGCTCTTCTAG